A part of Lacinutrix sp. 5H-3-7-4 genomic DNA contains:
- a CDS encoding type IX secretion system membrane protein PorP/SprF, translating to MKNYFIVILASLTLVLISNKSHSQQDAQYTQYMYNTLSVNPAYAGSRDVLSFVGLYRTQWVGLDGAPDTFTASLHSPVGEKVGLGLNITQDEIFITSETYIDLSFSYTLDLKDDAKLAFGIKGGGHFLNIDTNKLNTGAFNQGDSQAEINVDNKFSPQLGLGVYYYTNKFYLGLSAPNILETEHFDENAANNNSFATAKEKINLYVMAGKTFDLTDDIKFKPATLFKIVEGAPLQLDLSANFLLKEKLTLGVAYRWSAALSAMAGFQISDKLMLGLAYDRETTELKQFNDGSYEIFLRFELFKRNNRMISPRFF from the coding sequence ATGAAAAATTACTTTATAGTTATTTTAGCTTCACTTACATTAGTCCTAATATCTAATAAAAGTCATAGCCAACAAGATGCTCAATACACACAATATATGTACAATACATTAAGTGTAAATCCAGCTTATGCAGGATCAAGAGATGTTTTAAGTTTTGTTGGTTTATATAGAACACAATGGGTAGGTTTAGATGGAGCACCAGACACTTTTACTGCTTCTTTGCATTCTCCAGTTGGAGAGAAAGTAGGATTGGGACTAAATATCACTCAAGATGAAATATTTATTACAAGCGAAACCTATATAGACTTATCATTTAGTTATACTTTAGACTTAAAGGATGATGCAAAATTAGCCTTTGGGATAAAAGGTGGAGGTCATTTTTTAAATATAGATACAAATAAATTAAACACGGGAGCTTTTAATCAAGGAGACTCACAAGCAGAAATTAATGTAGATAATAAATTTTCTCCACAATTAGGTTTAGGTGTGTATTATTATACTAATAAGTTTTATTTAGGACTAAGTGCTCCTAATATTTTAGAAACAGAACATTTTGATGAAAATGCAGCAAATAATAACTCATTTGCTACTGCTAAAGAAAAAATAAACCTTTATGTAATGGCAGGTAAAACATTTGATTTAACAGACGATATTAAGTTTAAACCAGCAACATTATTTAAAATAGTAGAAGGAGCTCCATTGCAATTAGACCTTTCAGCAAATTTTTTACTTAAAGAGAAATTAACCTTAGGAGTAGCATACAGATGGAGTGCTGCATTGAGTGCTATGGCAGGCTTTCAAATATCAGATAAGTTAATGTTAGGTTTAGCATACGATAGAGAAACTACAGAATTAAAACAATTTAATGATGGATCTTATGAGATCTTTTTAAGATTCGAATTGTTTAAAAGAAATAACCGAATGATCTCTCCAAGATTCTTCTAA
- a CDS encoding gliding motility-associated C-terminal domain-containing protein — translation MKKVTLPNFKKSNPFLFIITFILLISFTKGYSQCDITAISTSMISACNNGGTTPDPSDDTFTADITVLFDAAPATGTLQISGDSGVEFVDVTTFAAGQTSYTFSTITMSADGTSIDITAEFLGDATCTFSFNEPSAGLAPASCSPDCIISDISTSNISACNNNGTPQDPSDDFFTADITVTYSNPPTSGTLDVTGDAIISQGFGGLNSATSHTFPSVQMVADGSPIDLTANFSDSSCPLNVPAAGNAPASCSMDCSIDNIELVVDSNSICNNNGTIGDDTDDFFTYDIIVTYTNLPPTGNLTLTTPTGSIDVPVGGVDSSTSHTFVGIQSPANGNDIDLTAAFSANVACTVTIPSVLTAPGQCSTPVGDGGLTLSKSHCDWGYTTTDTYIINYTGTLVNNGANPVYNVSITDDLGAAFGSDSYIIGFDSRTVGPAINGWSLNGGFNGTTDEELLNADVLNELDPGESISYSFCVEINAVDALDGATITNTISATANDTVLGDAYQVNATDGELFQQNLAILSAGLEVSDPTPTVNTDGTADFFYTVTLRNNGSGIATDVQYVDAFDHLFSNGIPINTLNVVTLSGSLTANDDPTSGFDGGSGLAGTSTNLLDPGQNMAPGETASFRIELNVGPTSNQTTRNTQGVFSGTDASLQTVSEATRRNTTANHDDTQCFCEQTPVRLVFTPIPIITKTITNNDPAGTLGNRDVTFQIEIENDAASPVDLFNLQITDNIEAMCPGNIVNVSSPVITSSTALVDPTIDPAYTGQGLNDVFLNNTGQLRPGDRVIVEIEVEITLPCTGQNTATFSATDPNGTAVTPVSSSVQINNPPEAEDNTYNTNVDTQITIDPLDNDSDPDSDPIIISEVDGIPITEGGAPVVLSDDTIVEYINGELIVTPPLGSSSPISFPYVVQDSLGNQDTANIFITVNTCTVAVISLTNISSCDSNGTSGDTSDDTFVADVVVEYTFPPGSGNLDLTGAGINTFVPVSGLDSATQHTFSGLTFSADGADVILTATFDNPSGCTDTQNAGTAPASCSVAQADVGITKTLNETGPFAPGDTVSWNIVVSNLGTDLATNVFVTDTPTNVTITNVNGGGCVTFPCNVGDILPNSPFSDVTIVVTGTIDAPGSFTNIASVSANEVDSNSANDTDDGTDGNNDGIAVGEADLVTVKTLSSADTTPAEGDTVTFTITVTNNGPDDATNVSLADTIPTELTATTNNGNTSGDQSSTYSAPNWTIPFIGSGQFVTLTIEGTVNAGEDGNVITNTTTAATTADQTDPTTAGNDLTESVTVDGCIDTDGDGDCDSTDPDPANPCVFTAGSVADTSNATWQTADCDGDGDPNGSDPDPLNPCVVSGTPTIPASTDPNYSIWAAEDCDGDGVINDQEVTDTTDPFDPCEYIQTNQDYTVTTTEFQNTDCDGDGVTNANEIDPDGNGEDDGNGTDPLDPCDYEPLLVTETQTGAWILADCDGDGDPNGSDPNPEDPCDFSSGTATPSNPGTPGSSEQAAYDLWAAADCDGDGDPNGTDPDPQDPCVFTVGSTADTSNPIWQAADCDGDGETNGTENDNGSDPTDPCSVSGAPTIPATSDSNYSVWASADCDGDGETNGEEIMNNTDPFDPCSVTNTTIPTNPGTPGSSEQAAYDVWAAADCDGDGDSNGTDPDPQDPCVFTAGSTADTSNPIWQSADCDGDGDSNGTDPDPQDPCVFTAGSTADTSNPIWQSADCDGDGDPNGTDPDPQDPCVFTVGSTADTSNPIWQAADCDGDGETNGTENDNGSDPTDPCSVSGAPTIPATSDSNYSVWASADCDGDGETNGEEIMNNTDPFDPCSVTNTTIPTNPGTPGSSEQAAYDVWAAADCDGDGDSNGTDPDPQDPCVFTAGSTADTSNPIWQSADCDGDGDSNGTDPDPQDPCVFTAGSTADTSNPIWQSADCDGDGDPNGTDPEPLDPCVFTAGSVGDTSNPVWADADCDGDGETNETDPDPYDPCVGGNLANVDLSDITSDWYTADCDGDGVINGTEVDPDMDGTAGPDGTDPTDPCDYNESDITVTQTGDWTTADCDGDGDPNGTDPEPLDPCVFTAGSVGDTSNPVWADADCDGDGETNATDPDPLDPCVGGNLANVDLSDITSDWYTADCDGDGVINGTEVDPDMDGTAGPDGTDPTDPCDYNESDVTVTPSGDWTTADCDGDGNPNGTDSDPLDPCVDADITMVDLNDTTSDWYLADCDGDGVINGTEVDPDGDGIVGPNDTDPNDPCDYDGSIQDINNTSTTWLGIDCDGDGVSNGTEINDGTDPLDTCSYLESSQDISIVTAEWEDADCDGDGEPNSTDTDPFDPCAGDTDITTNPQPTDPNYEVWAAADCDGDGSLNENDISPYDPCVGGNLANVDLSDNTSDWYTVDCDGDGVINGTEVDPDMDGIAGPNGTDINDPCDYNAEDVTETQTGDWLLEDCDSDGNPNGTDSDPLDPCVDADITMVDLNDTTSDWYISDCDGDGVINGTEVDPDGDGTEGPNDTDPNDPCDYDASIQDITSTSTTWLGMDCDGDGVSNGTEINDGTNPLDSCDYLESSQDITIVTTEWQDDDCDGDGVTNGTEVIDGTDVLDPCDFNPLSQDVTTVSSEWENLDCDGDGVTNGTEVIDGTDVLDPCDFIVTSQDTTPTTIWENADCDGDGVTNGDEVIDGTSPLDPCEFMLENTTVPQTPEWEALDCDGDGVTNGTEVVDGTDPLNECDLIVSSQDTTPTPEWEALDCDGDGVTNGDEVNDGTDPTDSCDFVLSSQTLPTSGEFMNADCDGDGVTNGDEVLDGTDPNDLCDFMVSSQTVTPSTEWNNIDCDGDGVLNDQEILDGTDPTDPCDFDPDSQDISIITMDFDDLDCDGDGVTNGDEIDDGTNPDEPCDFVLENQTETPSVEWNALDCDGDGVTNEDEILDGTDPLDNCSLIITSQTSIGDTEFNNGDCDGDGVTNGDEILDNTNPFDLCDFILASQTITPTLEWSNGDCDGDGVTNEDEVLDGTDPNNACDFDFESQDIDTVSDNWLNADCDCDGAGDGFSNGEELSDNNNNGIPDYAECNNGNPDAEDGLNIFDIMTPNGDGDNDVFVISGIENYPNNTLQIYNRWGVEVYNVDGYGSGNNFFRGVSEGRVTIKKDENLPVGTYYYVLTYVNDDGKTIQKAGPLYINRK, via the coding sequence ATGAAAAAAGTTACACTACCCAATTTTAAAAAAAGTAATCCCTTTTTATTTATAATTACTTTTATTCTATTAATTAGTTTTACAAAAGGTTATTCACAATGTGATATTACTGCTATCTCAACTTCAATGATATCAGCATGTAATAATGGAGGTACAACACCAGACCCTAGTGACGATACTTTTACAGCAGATATAACGGTGTTATTTGATGCCGCACCAGCAACAGGAACATTACAAATTTCTGGAGATAGTGGAGTAGAGTTTGTAGACGTAACAACATTTGCAGCAGGACAAACGTCCTATACTTTTTCTACAATAACAATGAGTGCAGATGGCACTTCAATAGATATTACAGCCGAATTTTTAGGAGATGCAACTTGTACATTTTCGTTTAATGAACCTTCTGCAGGATTAGCACCTGCGTCTTGTAGTCCAGATTGTATTATTTCAGATATTTCAACTTCAAATATTTCAGCCTGTAACAATAATGGAACACCTCAAGATCCATCAGATGATTTTTTTACGGCAGATATAACAGTTACTTACTCAAATCCACCAACATCTGGAACACTTGATGTAACTGGAGACGCTATTATTTCTCAAGGCTTTGGCGGTTTAAACTCAGCAACTTCTCATACATTTCCTTCTGTACAAATGGTTGCAGATGGATCTCCAATAGATTTAACTGCTAATTTCTCAGATAGTTCATGTCCTTTAAATGTTCCAGCTGCAGGAAATGCTCCAGCAAGTTGTAGTATGGATTGTAGTATAGATAATATAGAGTTGGTTGTAGATTCAAATTCAATCTGTAATAATAATGGGACAATAGGAGACGATACAGATGATTTTTTTACGTATGATATTATAGTAACATATACTAATTTACCTCCTACAGGAAATCTAACTTTAACAACTCCAACAGGTAGTATTGATGTTCCTGTTGGTGGCGTAGACTCTTCTACATCTCACACCTTTGTCGGCATTCAAAGTCCAGCAAACGGAAATGACATAGATTTAACAGCAGCTTTTTCTGCCAATGTAGCTTGTACCGTAACAATTCCTTCTGTTTTAACAGCTCCAGGACAATGTAGTACTCCTGTTGGAGATGGAGGTTTAACTTTATCAAAATCACATTGTGATTGGGGTTACACAACAACAGATACTTATATTATTAATTACACAGGTACTCTAGTAAATAATGGAGCAAACCCTGTTTATAATGTAAGTATTACAGATGATTTGGGAGCCGCTTTTGGTAGTGATAGTTATATTATAGGATTTGATTCTAGAACGGTTGGTCCAGCAATAAATGGATGGAGTTTAAACGGTGGGTTTAATGGAACCACAGATGAAGAATTATTAAATGCAGATGTTTTAAATGAATTAGATCCTGGAGAATCAATATCATATTCATTTTGTGTCGAAATTAATGCAGTAGATGCTTTAGATGGTGCAACTATAACAAATACAATTTCTGCAACAGCTAATGATACCGTTTTAGGTGATGCTTATCAAGTTAATGCAACAGATGGAGAGTTATTTCAGCAAAACCTTGCTATATTAAGTGCAGGTTTAGAAGTCAGTGATCCAACACCTACAGTAAATACTGATGGAACAGCAGATTTCTTTTATACAGTTACATTAAGAAATAATGGTTCTGGAATTGCTACAGACGTACAGTATGTAGATGCCTTTGATCATTTGTTTTCAAATGGAATACCTATTAACACGTTAAATGTAGTTACACTATCTGGATCTTTAACAGCTAATGATGATCCTACTTCTGGTTTTGATGGAGGTTCTGGATTAGCAGGAACATCTACTAATTTATTAGATCCAGGTCAAAATATGGCTCCAGGAGAAACTGCAAGTTTTAGAATAGAATTAAACGTCGGGCCTACTTCAAATCAAACAACAAGAAATACTCAAGGTGTTTTTTCTGGAACAGATGCTAGTTTGCAAACAGTTTCTGAAGCTACAAGAAGAAATACAACAGCTAACCATGATGATACTCAATGCTTCTGTGAACAAACACCTGTAAGATTAGTGTTTACTCCAATACCTATAATTACAAAAACAATTACAAACAATGATCCAGCAGGAACGCTGGGAAATAGAGATGTAACTTTTCAAATTGAAATAGAAAATGATGCAGCTTCTCCTGTAGATTTATTTAATCTTCAAATTACAGATAATATAGAAGCTATGTGTCCAGGGAATATTGTAAATGTAAGTTCGCCTGTAATAACCTCTTCAACAGCTTTAGTAGATCCAACTATAGATCCTGCATACACAGGACAAGGTTTAAACGATGTCTTTTTAAATAATACTGGTCAGTTAAGACCTGGAGATAGGGTTATAGTAGAAATAGAGGTGGAAATAACGTTACCATGTACAGGTCAAAATACAGCAACATTTAGTGCTACAGACCCTAACGGAACAGCGGTAACACCTGTGTCTTCATCTGTTCAAATTAATAATCCACCAGAAGCAGAAGATAATACATATAATACTAATGTAGATACACAAATAACAATTGATCCATTAGATAATGATTCAGATCCAGACAGTGATCCAATAATAATTTCTGAAGTAGATGGTATTCCCATAACAGAAGGTGGTGCTCCAGTAGTTTTATCAGATGATACTATTGTAGAGTATATAAATGGAGAATTAATAGTAACACCTCCTTTAGGGAGTAGTTCTCCTATTTCTTTTCCATACGTTGTTCAAGATTCTCTTGGTAATCAGGATACAGCTAACATTTTTATTACTGTTAACACTTGTACTGTAGCTGTAATATCATTAACAAATATTAGTTCATGTGATTCAAATGGTACTTCAGGTGACACATCAGATGATACATTTGTAGCAGATGTAGTTGTAGAGTATACATTTCCTCCAGGATCTGGAAATCTTGATTTAACAGGTGCTGGCATTAATACATTTGTTCCAGTTTCTGGTTTAGATTCTGCTACTCAGCATACGTTTTCAGGGTTAACTTTTTCTGCAGATGGTGCAGATGTAATTCTTACGGCAACTTTCGATAATCCAAGTGGATGTACAGACACTCAAAACGCAGGTACTGCACCAGCATCTTGTAGCGTTGCACAAGCTGATGTAGGTATAACAAAAACATTAAATGAAACAGGACCATTTGCTCCTGGTGATACAGTATCTTGGAATATTGTAGTTAGTAATTTAGGAACAGATTTAGCAACAAATGTATTTGTTACAGATACACCTACAAATGTCACAATCACTAATGTAAATGGAGGTGGTTGTGTAACTTTCCCTTGTAATGTGGGAGATATATTGCCTAATTCACCATTTAGTGATGTGACAATCGTAGTTACAGGAACAATAGATGCACCTGGTTCATTTACAAATATTGCTTCAGTTTCTGCTAATGAGGTGGATTCAAACTCAGCCAATGATACAGATGATGGTACAGACGGAAATAATGATGGCATAGCCGTTGGCGAAGCAGATTTAGTAACAGTAAAAACATTATCAAGCGCAGACACTACTCCAGCTGAAGGTGATACTGTAACATTTACAATTACCGTAACAAATAATGGGCCTGATGACGCAACTAATGTGTCATTAGCAGATACAATTCCAACAGAATTAACAGCAACAACCAATAATGGAAATACAAGTGGAGATCAATCTTCAACTTATTCGGCTCCTAACTGGACAATTCCTTTTATAGGTAGTGGGCAATTTGTAACGCTAACTATTGAAGGTACAGTCAATGCTGGTGAAGACGGAAATGTTATTACAAATACAACTACAGCAGCTACAACTGCAGATCAAACAGATCCCACAACAGCAGGAAATGATTTAACTGAAAGCGTCACTGTTGATGGATGTATAGATACTGATGGTGATGGTGATTGCGATAGTACAGATCCAGATCCTGCAAACCCATGTGTGTTTACAGCTGGTAGTGTTGCAGATACCTCGAATGCTACGTGGCAGACTGCAGACTGTGACGGTGATGGAGATCCAAACGGATCAGATCCAGATCCATTAAATCCTTGTGTTGTGAGTGGAACACCAACTATACCTGCTTCAACAGATCCAAATTATTCAATATGGGCTGCAGAAGATTGTGATGGTGATGGCGTAATTAATGACCAAGAAGTTACAGATACAACAGATCCTTTTGATCCATGTGAATATATTCAAACAAATCAAGATTATACAGTAACAACTACAGAATTCCAAAATACAGATTGTGATGGTGATGGTGTTACAAATGCAAATGAAATAGATCCAGATGGTAATGGTGAAGATGATGGAAACGGAACAGATCCATTAGATCCTTGTGATTATGAGCCTTTATTAGTTACTGAAACACAAACAGGAGCTTGGATTTTAGCAGATTGTGATGGAGATGGCGATCCAAACGGAAGTGACCCTAACCCTGAAGATCCTTGTGATTTTTCATCTGGTACAGCGACACCTTCAAACCCAGGAACACCAGGATCATCAGAGCAAGCAGCATATGATTTGTGGGCAGCAGCGGACTGTGATGGTGATGGAGATCCAAACGGAACCGATCCAGATCCACAAGATCCATGCGTATTCACAGTGGGAAGTACAGCAGATACAAGTAACCCAATATGGCAAGCAGCGGACTGTGATGGTGATGGAGAAACAAACGGAACAGAAAATGATAATGGATCAGATCCAACCGATCCTTGTAGTGTTAGTGGCGCACCAACAATACCAGCAACAAGCGATTCAAACTATTCAGTATGGGCATCTGCAGATTGTGATGGAGATGGTGAGACTAATGGAGAAGAGATCATGAATAATACAGATCCATTCGATCCATGTAGCGTAACAAATACAACAATCCCAACAAATCCTGGAACACCAGGGTCATCAGAGCAAGCTGCATATGATGTTTGGGCGGCCGCAGATTGTGATGGAGATGGTGATTCAAACGGAACCGATCCAGACCCACAAGATCCATGCGTATTCACAGCGGGAAGTACAGCAGATACAAGTAACCCAATATGGCAATCAGCGGACTGTGATGGAGATGGTGATTCAAACGGAACCGATCCAGACCCACAAGATCCATGCGTATTCACAGCGGGAAGTACAGCAGATACAAGTAACCCAATATGGCAATCAGCGGATTGTGATGGAGATGGCGATCCAAACGGAACCGATCCAGATCCACAAGATCCATGCGTATTCACAGTGGGAAGTACAGCAGATACAAGTAACCCAATATGGCAAGCAGCGGACTGTGATGGTGATGGAGAAACAAACGGAACAGAAAATGATAATGGATCAGATCCAACCGATCCTTGTAGTGTTAGTGGCGCACCAACAATACCAGCAACAAGCGATTCAAACTATTCAGTATGGGCATCTGCAGATTGTGATGGAGATGGCGAGACTAATGGAGAAGAGATCATGAATAATACAGATCCATTCGATCCATGTAGCGTAACAAATACAACAATCCCAACAAATCCTGGAACACCAGGGTCATCAGAGCAAGCTGCATATGATGTTTGGGCGGCCGCAGATTGTGATGGAGATGGTGATTCAAACGGAACCGATCCAGACCCACAAGATCCATGCGTATTCACAGCGGGAAGTACAGCAGATACAAGTAACCCAATATGGCAATCAGCGGACTGTGATGGAGATGGTGATTCAAACGGAACCGATCCAGACCCACAAGATCCATGCGTATTCACAGCGGGAAGTACAGCAGATACAAGTAACCCAATATGGCAATCAGCCGATTGTGATGGTGACGGCGATCCAAATGGAACCGATCCAGAACCATTAGATCCATGTGTATTCACAGCAGGAAGTGTAGGAGATACAAGTAACCCAGTATGGGCAGATGCAGATTGTGATGGCGATGGCGAAACAAACGAAACGGATCCAGATCCATATGATCCATGTGTAGGCGGAAACTTAGCAAACGTAGACTTATCGGATATAACTTCGGATTGGTACACAGCAGATTGTGATGGCGATGGCGTAATCAACGGAACAGAAGTAGATCCAGATATGGATGGTACCGCAGGACCTGATGGCACAGACCCAACGGACCCATGTGATTATAACGAATCGGATATAACAGTAACACAAACAGGAGACTGGACAACAGCGGATTGTGATGGTGACGGCGATCCAAACGGAACCGATCCAGAACCATTAGATCCATGTGTATTCACAGCAGGAAGTGTAGGAGATACAAGTAACCCAGTATGGGCAGATGCAGATTGTGATGGCGATGGCGAAACAAACGCAACGGATCCAGATCCATTAGATCCATGTGTAGGCGGAAACTTAGCAAACGTAGACTTATCGGATATAACTTCGGATTGGTATACAGCAGATTGTGATGGCGATGGCGTAATCAACGGAACAGAAGTAGATCCAGATATGGATGGTACCGCAGGACCTGATGGCACAGACCCAACGGACCCATGTGATTATAACGAATCGGATGTTACAGTAACTCCAAGTGGAGACTGGACAACAGCAGATTGCGATGGTGATGGAAATCCAAACGGAACGGATTCAGATCCTTTAGATCCATGTGTTGATGCAGATATTACTATGGTTGATCTTAATGATACGACTTCAGATTGGTATTTAGCAGATTGCGATGGCGATGGCGTAATTAACGGAACAGAAGTTGATCCTGATGGTGATGGTATTGTTGGACCTAATGATACAGACCCGAATGATCCATGTGATTATGATGGTTCTATTCAAGATATTAATAATACAAGTACTACTTGGTTAGGAATAGATTGTGATGGAGACGGTGTTTCAAATGGAACAGAAATTAATGATGGAACAGATCCTTTAGATACATGTAGTTATTTAGAATCTAGTCAAGATATCTCTATTGTTACGGCAGAATGGGAAGATGCAGATTGTGATGGTGATGGCGAACCAAATAGCACAGATACAGATCCATTCGATCCATGTGCAGGAGATACAGATATAACAACAAACCCACAACCAACTGATCCAAACTATGAGGTATGGGCAGCAGCCGATTGTGATGGTGATGGTTCATTAAATGAAAATGATATCTCACCATATGATCCTTGTGTAGGAGGAAATTTAGCTAATGTTGATTTATCTGATAATACTTCAGATTGGTATACAGTGGATTGTGATGGCGACGGAGTTATCAATGGAACAGAAGTAGATCCAGATATGGACGGTATAGCAGGACCAAACGGAACTGATATTAATGATCCATGTGATTACAATGCAGAAGATGTAACTGAAACTCAAACAGGAGATTGGTTATTAGAAGATTGTGATAGCGATGGTAATCCAAATGGAACAGATTCTGATCCACTAGACCCATGTGTAGATGCAGATATTACGATGGTTGACTTAAATGATACAACTAGTGATTGGTACATATCTGATTGTGATGGTGACGGCGTAATTAATGGAACAGAAGTAGATCCTGATGGAGATGGTACTGAAGGACCTAATGATACAGATCCTAATGATCCATGTGACTATGATGCATCTATTCAAGATATTACTAGCACAAGTACAACTTGGTTAGGAATGGATTGTGATGGAGATGGTGTCTCTAATGGAACAGAAATTAATGACGGAACAAATCCTTTAGATTCATGTGATTATTTAGAATCTAGTCAAGATATAACAATAGTCACTACAGAATGGCAAGATGATGATTGTGATGGCGATGGTGTTACTAATGGAACAGAAGTAATTGATGGAACTGATGTATTAGACCCATGTGATTTTAACCCATTAAGTCAAGATGTTACAACAGTTTCTTCAGAATGGGAAAACCTAGATTGTGATGGCGATGGTGTTACTAATGGAACAGAAGTAATTGATGGAACCGATGTATTAGATCCATGTGATTTTATTGTAACAAGTCAAGATACTACACCAACAACAATTTGGGAAAATGCAGATTGTGATGGAGATGGAGTTACTAACGGAGATGAAGTGATTGATGGCACAAGCCCACTAGATCCATGTGAATTTATGTTAGAAAACACAACAGTGCCACAAACACCGGAGTGGGAAGCATTAGATTGTGATGGAGATGGTGTAACAAATGGAACAGAAGTTGTTGATGGTACAGATCCATTAAATGAATGTGATTTAATAGTTTCAAGTCAAGACACTACACCAACACCAGAGTGGGAAGCATTAGATTGTGATGGAGATGGTGTAACAAATGGAGACGAAGTTAATGATGGTACAGATCCAACAGATTCATGTGATTTTGTTTTAAGTAGTCAAACTTTGCCAACCTCAGGAGAATTTATGAATGCAGATTGTGATGGTGATGGTGTTACTAATGGAGATGAAGTATTAGATGGTACAGACCCTAATGATCTTTGTGACTTCATGGTAAGTAGTCAAACCGTTACACCTTCAACAGAATGGAATAACATTGACTGTGACGGAGATGGAGTACTTAACGATCAAGAAATTCTCGATGGTACAGATCCAACAGATCCATGTGATTTTGATCCAGATAGTCAAGACATATCTATAATAACTATGGATTTTGATGATTTAGACTGTGATGGCGATGGCGTTACTAATGGCGATGAGATAGATGATGGTACGAACCCTGATGAACCATGTGATTTTGTTTTAGAAAACCAAACAGAAACACCTTCTGTAGAATGGAATGCACTAGATTGTGATGGAGATGGTGTAACAAATGAAGACGAGATCTTAGATGGTACAGACCCATTAGATAATTGTAGTTTAATTATTACAAGTCAAACAAGTATTGGAGATACAGAATTCAATAATGGAGATTGTGATGGCGATGGCGTTACTAATGGCGATGAAATTTTAGACAACACTAATCCTTTCGATTTATGTGACTTTATATTAGCTAGCCAGACAATAACACCAACATTAGAATGGAGTAATGGAGACTGTGATGGTGATGGTGTAACAAATGAAGACGAAGTATTAGATGGTACAGATCCAAACAATGCATGTGATTTTGATTTTGAAAGTCAAGATATAGATACTGTAAGTGACAATTGGTTAAATGCAGATTGTGATTGTGATGGCGCTGGAGATGGTTTTAGTAATGGCGAAGAATTGTCAGATAATAATAACAATGGCATTCCAGATTATGCTGAGTGTAATAACGGAAATCCAGATGCTGAAGATGGTCTTAATATTTTTGATATCATGACGCCAAATGGTGATGGAGATAATGATGTTTTTGTTATTAGTGGTATTGAAAACTACCCAAATAATACTTTACAAATCTATAATCGTTGGGGAGTTGAAGTGTATAATGTAGATGGATATGGTTCTGGTAACAATTTCTTTAGAGGAGTATCAGAAGGTAGGGTTACCATTAAGAAAGATGAAAACCTTCCTGTAGGAACTTACTATTATGTATTAACTTATGTAAATGATGACGGTAAAACTATTCAAAAAGCAGGACCACTTTACATTAATAGAAAATAA